From the genome of Actinomycetota bacterium:
AGCAGGCCGCGGTAGACCCAGAGGCGGCGGAGACGTTCTCCGAGCTTCGGGGCGGTGGCCGTCGAGACGGCGACGTTTGTCTGTTCGATGGTACTCACGAGATCGCCCAATGATATCGGGCGGGGCCGGTTGCACCCCGGCGCCTCTCCGGGCGGGCGCGCCGCTCTACGCTACAGCCATGGGTTCGTGTCGCTCGCGGCGGGTGCATGTCGAGGTGGCCGGCATCGTCCAGGGGGTGGGCTTCCGGCCCTTCGTCCACGCGCTCGCCACCGGGCTCGGCCTGGGCGGCTTCGTGCGCAACGACCCCGAGGGGGTGACCGTCGAGGTCGAGGGCCCCCCGGGTGCGGTGGCCGCGTTCCTCACCGCGCTGGGGGAGCGGCCGCCGCCGCTGGCCCGGATCGAGTCGGTGTCCCAGGCCGAGGTGGATCCGGTGGGCGACGGGTCCTTCGCCATCGTGGCCAGCGAGGCCGCCGGGCGGCACCTGGCCCTCGTCTCCCCCGACGTCGCCACCTGCCCCGAGTGCCTGGCCGAGATCCGGGACCCGTCTGCCCGGCGGCACGGCTACGCCTTCACCAACTGCACCAACTGCGGGCCCCGCTTCACCATCACCCTCGACATCCCCTACGACCGGCCCAACACCACGATGGCCGCCTTCCCCATGTGCGGCCCGTGCCGGGCCGAGTACGAGGACCCGGCCGACCGGCGCTTCCATGCCCAGCCGGTGGCGTGCCCGGTGTGCGGGCCGGCGGTATCGATGGGCTCGCTCTCCGGGCAGGAGGCCATCAAGGCGTGCGCCGCCGCGCTGGGCGGCGGCTCCGTGGTCGCCCTGAAGGGCCTGGGCGGCTACCACCTGGCGTGCGACGCCACCAACGAGGAGGCGGTGCGCACCCTGCGCTCCCGCAAGGTGCGGGAGGAGAAGCCGTTCGCGCTCATGGTGGGGAACCTCGGCGTGGCCCGGGAGTTCTGCGAGGTGGGGGAGCACGAGGCGGGCCTGCTGGAGCACTACCGGCGCCCGATCGTGCTGCTCCGGCGGTCCCCTTCGCCCTCGGTCGGGATCGCCCCGTCGGTGGCCCCGGGCAACCGCTTCCTGGGGGTCATGCTGGCCTACACGCCGTTGCACCACCTGGTGCTGGACGCCTGCGCCTCGGTGGCGGGGCGGGCGGCGGTGCTGGTCATGACCAGCGGGAACCGCTCCGACGAGCCGATCGCCTACCGGGACGCCGACGCCCGAGAGCAGTTGGGGCCGATCGCCGACGTCATCGTGGCCCACAACCGGCCCATCCACATCCGCTGCGACGACTCGGTGACCCGCTCGTTCCGGGGGGCCGAGTACCTCCTGCGCCGGTCCCGGGGCTATGCCCCGGAGCCGCTGCTGGTCCCCGATGCGTCCGGGGAGCCCGCGTTCGGCGAGCCGGTGCTGGCGGTGGGTGCCGAGCTCAAGCACACGTTCTGCCTGGGCTCCGGCCGCCGGGCGTTCGTGTCCCACCACATCGGCGACCTGGAGAACTGGGAGACCATGGCCTCGTTCATCGAGGGTGTGGAGCACTACTGCCGCATCTTCCAGATCGCCCCGTCGGTGGTGGCCTACGACCTGCACCCCGAGTACCTGTCGACCAAGTGGGCGATGGACCAGGTCTCGGGCGAGGGCGTGCCGGTACCCGGGGTGGACCTGGAGGGTTGCGACCTGGTGGGGGTGCAGCACCACCACGCCCACATCGCCTCGTGCCTGGTGGACAACGGGGTGGCCGGGCCGGTGATCGGCCTGGCCCTGGACGGCACCGGATGGGGCACCGACGGCACCCTGTGGGGCTGCGAGGTCCTGGTGGCCGACCTGGCGTCGTTCCGCCGGGCCGGGCACCTCCGGGTGCTCCCCCTGGCGGGTGGGGCGGCGGCGATCCGAGAGCCCTGGCGGATGGCGGCGGTCTACCTGCAGGCGGCCTTCGGCTCGTCGGCCCCGGACCTGGCGTTGCCGGTCGTCCAGGAGACCGGGAAGCGCTGGGGGCCGGTGCTCGAGGCGGCGGCCAAGGGGATCAACGCCCCCCCGACGTCATCGGCGGGGCGGCTCTTCGACACCGCCGCCGCAGTCGCCGGGCTGCGCAGCCGGGTGGTCTACGAGGGCCAGGCGGCCATCGAGCTGGAGCAGGCCGCCGACCCCTCGGAGCGCTCCGCCTACCCGTGCCCGGTGGCTGCCGGGCCGGACGGGGTCCTGGTGCTGGACGGCGTGGCGCTCATCGGGGCGCTGGCGGAGGAGGTGCTCGGGGGCGTCCCTCTGGAGACGGCAGCCGCCCGCTTCCACAACGGGCTGGCGGCGGCGCTCGTGGCCTCGTGCGAGGCGGTGGCGGGCTCCAGCGGGCTCTCGGTGGTGGCGCTGTCCGGCGGGACGTTCCAGAACCTGCTGCTGGCCGAGCGGGTGAGTGCGGGCCTGGAGGCGGCGGGCTTCACGGTCTACCGCCACCGGCGGGTGCCGGCCAACGACGGCGGCATCTCGCTCGGCCAGGCGGCGATCGCCGGGGCGCACCGCTCTCCATGAGCCCACATCATTCGGGGGACTTTTGTCCCACTGGCCGGGACAAATGTCCCCGACCTCAGCGGACCCGGAGCGCCCCCATCATCGCAGGTCACTTTGCCCGCTGCGGCCGGACAGGACTGTAGGCGGCCTACAGCCGTCCCGTCACTTGACGCACAGGGCCAGCATGTTCGTCCCGTCCTTGACCTCGACGGAGCTGAAGCCGGCCGCCTGCACGATGCGCTCCACCTCGGGCGGCGTGTAGAAATGCGGGCGGGCGGAATTGTCGATGGCTTTGCGGCCCTTTTCGGCGCACTGGATGAAGGACTGCAGGTAGTCGTCCGACAAGATGTTGGGGAACATCAGCAGGGCCCGCCCCCCGGGCACCAGCATGCGGAGCACGTCGCGCATGAGCAGGAAGGCATCCTCCTTCTCCAGGTGCTGCAGGACCAGGATCGAGTAGACCAGATCCACCGACGCCGCCTGCACGCTCGGCACCCGGGTGTCCAGGCTCAGGGCGTAGCGCACGTTCTCCTGGTCCTTCAGGCGCTCCCGGGCCATGCTCAACATCCCCGACGATGCATCGACGACCCAGAGGGTGCGGCACAGCGGCGCCACGTACAGGGCGATGCGGCCCACCCCGCACCCCAGGTCCAGCACGGTCAGGTCCGGGGTCAGCAGCGGCGCGATCAGCTCCGCGCAGTCCGCTTTCCCGGAGGATTCGAAGAACTCGGCGTCGGCCACGTCCAGGATCACCGAGCGCGCCGCGGCGAGGTCGCCCGGGAACCAATGGTCGCCGTATTTCAACTCGCTGCCGGCACCGGAATCACCGGGGGCGCAGTCTGTACCGGTGTCCCCGGCCCCGGCCAGCCGGCCGGCCAGGCGGGCGAGGCCGCGGGCCGCGGCCCGCGAGGCCTGGGCGGCCATCCGCCGCCCCGCCACCACTTCGTTCCGCTCCCGCCAGGCCATAGGAACGCAATCTTAGGGAATCGCTACTGCGGCGCCACGACCTCCGCCGGGAGGGTGAAGCGCAGGGAGGGGTCCAGGTCGTCGAACCAGGAGAAGCCCTCCTGCAGCATCGTCAGGGCCAGGGTGTAGAAGCCCACCTCGGGCGGCGTGCGCACGATCACCCGCACGGTCGCCGAGGCGCCCGGGGCGAGCGGGGCGGGGAAGCGGGCCCGGTGGGCGAGGACCTCGACCGGGGCACCGGCCTCGTCCAACCACCGGTAGGACACGTGGACCGGGTGGTAGACGAAATCGCTCGACAGCCAGTACGGCCCGGTGTTGTGCACCGTGGTGGCCACGTCGATATCCATGTCCGGGAGCCCCCAGACCGATGCCATCGGGGCCGAGAGCGAGAACGAGGGCTCCGCCACAAAGTTGTTCTCCGGGGGGGCTCCGCCGCTGAAGGCGGCCTCCAGCTGGGCAACCTGGCGGGCTCCCCGGGCCCACGCCTGCAGGCCCCCCGGGCGGGCGAGATGGCGGGCGGGGTGGCCCCGGGGGAGGCAGAGCAGGTCCACGAGGCCCTCCCGGCGCAGCAGCAGCTCGACGTGGCGCTCCGAGACCACCCGGGCGAGGTGGCCGCCCGCCGTGATGGCGTACACCGCCCGCTCTTGGGCGATCTCGCCGACGAGGTCCCGGAAGGAGGCCCCGCCGACCCGGCGCAGGGACACGGGGTTGACCTCCACCAGCAGCGCCGGCTGGAAGACGGCCAGCGTGGTGCGGGCTCCCCGGAGCACGGCGAACTCCGCTCCCTCGGCGTCGATCATCACCAGGTCGATCCGGCGCACGCCCCGGGCGGCCACGTAGTCGTCCAGGCGCACCGCCTCGACCGGGTTGCCGACCTGCTGCGCCGATCCGTTGGTGCCGGGCGCAGGGGAGACGAAGGACGCCGAGAGCCGCTCCGGCACGGAGACGAAGGCGACCTCGCCGGCACGGTCGTAGACGGCCAGGGGCTCCGCCACCACATTGGCGGCCCGGTTGCGGGCGATGTTGGCCCGGAGGTAGGCATAGTTCTGCGGGTCGGGCTCGAAGGCGAACACCGTCCCACCGGGCACCAGGCGGCCCAGCACGAGGGCGAAGACGCCGATGTTGGCACCCACATCGACCACCACCGAGCGGGGGTCGAGGACCCGGCGCAGCGCGGCCATCACCTGCGGCTGGTAGGCGCCGCCCGAGCGCTGGATCTCGCCGATCACGCCCTGGTCGCTGGCCGGCCCGGTGAGGTGGTAGGGGACCAGGTCGTGGGGTGCGCTGAGGCGGACCTCGACGGTCTCGTTCATGGGTGGGTGTGGCCGCGAGGGCGGGGGGGTCGGATGGCGTCCCTATAATCGCGCACGCAGCTTGTCGAGGGAGGGCACGCTATGACCGCAAAACAGCGCCTGGCGACCGCCGCCCGGCCCGCCCGCACCGTCTTCCGCAAGGAGGTGGGTCTTGCGGTCAATGAAGCGGTCGGGGAGGCCCAGAGCACCGTCGCGTCGGAGCTGGCCGACCTCCGGCGCATCCTCTCCGACGACATGGACGCCGCCAACGAGACCACCGCAGTCTTCGGGCGGCTGCTGGCCCGGCTGGGCGACCGCCTGGACGCCATCGATGCCCGCCTCGCCACCATCGACGCCCGCCTGGACGCACGGGACGCACGGGACGCGCGGGATTCAGGGGACGCGCGCGGGCCATCCACCGCTGACCGCTGAGGCCGCTCCTGGCCGCTGACCGGCCCGTCCTGATCGATATCCAGGCGGTCCAGAACCCGGAGTACGCCGAGCGCGGCGTCGCCCGGCACACCGCCGAGTTCGCCCGGGCTTTGTGCCGGGTCCGGCCCGACCTGGTGGGCGGGCTGCTGCTCAACCCGGACCTGCCGGCACCGCAGGGCGTCGACGACCTGGTGGCCGCCGGCCGGGTGCGGGTGGCCACCGGCGCCGACTGGGCGGCGTGCCGGGTCTACCACGTCATCGCCCCCTTCGAGCTGGAGCAGCCCCTCGAGCGGATCTGGCCGGGAGCCGCCTCCCGGGGACGGGCCCGCCTGGTGGTCACGCTGCACGACCTGATCCCCCGGGTGTTCCCGGAGCACTACCACTCGAACCCGGGCCTGCGGCGCCGCTACCTGGCCCGGGAGGAGCTGGTGCGGGCAGCGGACCGGGTGCTGTCGGTGTCCCGGACGACACGCTCGGAGGCCATCGACCGCCTCGGGATCGAACCGGACCGGATCACGGTGATCGGGGCCGGGGTCGGGGAAACGTTCCGCCCGCCCGCCTCCACCGAGGCCGCCTGGGCCCGCGCCCGGGGGGGTGTCGGCCGCCTGCAGCCCGGCTTCCTCCTGTCGGTGGGAGGGCCGGACCACCGCAAGAACCTCGAGGGGCTACTGGCCGCCTACGCCCTGCTCCCCCAGGAGCTGCGCAGCGCCCACCAGCTGGTGATCGCGTGCCGCCTGAGCGACGAGGGCCGCGCCCGGTTGCAGCGCCTGGCGGCCCACATGGGCATCGGCCCCCGGGTGCTGCTCACCGGCTACGTGGACGACGACGCCCTGGTGGCGCTCTACCAGGCCGCCGCGCTGTTCGTGTTCCCCTCGCTCTACGAGGGCTACGGACTGCCGGTGGCCGAGGCGATGGCATGCGGCACGCCGGTGGTGGCCTCGTCCACCTCGGGCCTCGGGGAGATCACCCCGGAGGCCGGGCAGTTCGACCCCTCGACGCCGACGGCGATCGCCGCCGCCATCCGCCGGGCGCTCACCGAACCCGGGACCGCCCGGGCCCTGGCGGCCGCGGTTGCCGCCCCAAGGCCCACGTGGGATGCGGCGGCACTCGCTGCGGTCGGGGTCTACGAGGAGCTTCTCGCCGGCCCGGCGCCCGCCCGCCGGCGCACGCTGCGGGTGGGGTTCGTCACCCCGCTGCCCCCGCAGCGCAGCGGTGTGGCCGTGTACAACGGGCGCCTGCTGGAAGCCCTGGCGGCGGTGCCCGCGCCCCCGGCCGAGCCCATCCTCGAGGTCGACCTGTTCCTGGACAACCTGGAGGGCCACACCCCCACCGCGGCGGTGGCGGCGCCCCCCGCCATGGCGGTCCACCCGGTCGCCCAGCGGGTGCCGGTCGAGGCCGCCCGCGGGGGCTACGACGTCTGGGTCTACACCGTGGGCAACTCCGAGTACCACACCGGCGCCCTGGGGGCCGCCCGGGAACGCCCCGGCGTGGTGCTGGCCCACGACGTCGCCGCCGCCCAGCTCTACGCCTTCGCCGCCCACCACGGCGTGCTCGGGCCCGGGGCGGCCTTTGCCGAGGTCCTGCGGACCTGGTACCCGGAACGGGCCGAGCTCTCCGTCTGGCCCGACCCGCTCCTCGTTGCCCCGCAACGCTTCGCGGCCTTCCCGGTGCCCATGGCCCGGGAACTGATCGCCGGTTCCATCGCCTACCTGGCGACTTCGAAGTTCGCCGCCGACCTGGCCCGGCTCGATGCCGCGGCCGGGGGCATCGACGCGGACCGCATCGGGGTCCTGGTCCACGCCTGCCGGGTGCTGGCGCCCCACCCGCCCGCACGCGGTGGGCCCCTGATCGTCAGCTTCGGGGTGGTGAACGACGCCAAGGACACCGCCACCCTGATCGAGGCCTTCGCCCTGCTGGCCCCCGACCAGCCCGATGCCCGCCTGGTGTTCGTCGGTCACGGGTCGGCGACCGACCTCGAGGGCGTCACCCGCCGGGCGGCTGCCGCCGGCGTGGGCGGGCGGGTCACCGCCACCGGGGGCGTGGACGCGGCCACCTGGGACGGCTACCTCGCCCGGGCCACCGTCGCGGTC
Proteins encoded in this window:
- the hypF gene encoding carbamoyltransferase HypF gives rise to the protein MGSCRSRRVHVEVAGIVQGVGFRPFVHALATGLGLGGFVRNDPEGVTVEVEGPPGAVAAFLTALGERPPPLARIESVSQAEVDPVGDGSFAIVASEAAGRHLALVSPDVATCPECLAEIRDPSARRHGYAFTNCTNCGPRFTITLDIPYDRPNTTMAAFPMCGPCRAEYEDPADRRFHAQPVACPVCGPAVSMGSLSGQEAIKACAAALGGGSVVALKGLGGYHLACDATNEEAVRTLRSRKVREEKPFALMVGNLGVAREFCEVGEHEAGLLEHYRRPIVLLRRSPSPSVGIAPSVAPGNRFLGVMLAYTPLHHLVLDACASVAGRAAVLVMTSGNRSDEPIAYRDADAREQLGPIADVIVAHNRPIHIRCDDSVTRSFRGAEYLLRRSRGYAPEPLLVPDASGEPAFGEPVLAVGAELKHTFCLGSGRRAFVSHHIGDLENWETMASFIEGVEHYCRIFQIAPSVVAYDLHPEYLSTKWAMDQVSGEGVPVPGVDLEGCDLVGVQHHHAHIASCLVDNGVAGPVIGLALDGTGWGTDGTLWGCEVLVADLASFRRAGHLRVLPLAGGAAAIREPWRMAAVYLQAAFGSSAPDLALPVVQETGKRWGPVLEAAAKGINAPPTSSAGRLFDTAAAVAGLRSRVVYEGQAAIELEQAADPSERSAYPCPVAAGPDGVLVLDGVALIGALAEEVLGGVPLETAAARFHNGLAAALVASCEAVAGSSGLSVVALSGGTFQNLLLAERVSAGLEAAGFTVYRHRRVPANDGGISLGQAAIAGAHRSP
- a CDS encoding class I SAM-dependent methyltransferase — translated: MAWRERNEVVAGRRMAAQASRAAARGLARLAGRLAGAGDTGTDCAPGDSGAGSELKYGDHWFPGDLAAARSVILDVADAEFFESSGKADCAELIAPLLTPDLTVLDLGCGVGRIALYVAPLCRTLWVVDASSGMLSMARERLKDQENVRYALSLDTRVPSVQAASVDLVYSILVLQHLEKEDAFLLMRDVLRMLVPGGRALLMFPNILSDDYLQSFIQCAEKGRKAIDNSARPHFYTPPEVERIVQAAGFSSVEVKDGTNMLALCVK
- a CDS encoding FkbM family methyltransferase, giving the protein MNETVEVRLSAPHDLVPYHLTGPASDQGVIGEIQRSGGAYQPQVMAALRRVLDPRSVVVDVGANIGVFALVLGRLVPGGTVFAFEPDPQNYAYLRANIARNRAANVVAEPLAVYDRAGEVAFVSVPERLSASFVSPAPGTNGSAQQVGNPVEAVRLDDYVAARGVRRIDLVMIDAEGAEFAVLRGARTTLAVFQPALLVEVNPVSLRRVGGASFRDLVGEIAQERAVYAITAGGHLARVVSERHVELLLRREGLVDLLCLPRGHPARHLARPGGLQAWARGARQVAQLEAAFSGGAPPENNFVAEPSFSLSAPMASVWGLPDMDIDVATTVHNTGPYWLSSDFVYHPVHVSYRWLDEAGAPVEVLAHRARFPAPLAPGASATVRVIVRTPPEVGFYTLALTMLQEGFSWFDDLDPSLRFTLPAEVVAPQ
- a CDS encoding glycosyltransferase, which translates into the protein MCRVRPDLVGGLLLNPDLPAPQGVDDLVAAGRVRVATGADWAACRVYHVIAPFELEQPLERIWPGAASRGRARLVVTLHDLIPRVFPEHYHSNPGLRRRYLAREELVRAADRVLSVSRTTRSEAIDRLGIEPDRITVIGAGVGETFRPPASTEAAWARARGGVGRLQPGFLLSVGGPDHRKNLEGLLAAYALLPQELRSAHQLVIACRLSDEGRARLQRLAAHMGIGPRVLLTGYVDDDALVALYQAAALFVFPSLYEGYGLPVAEAMACGTPVVASSTSGLGEITPEAGQFDPSTPTAIAAAIRRALTEPGTARALAAAVAAPRPTWDAAALAAVGVYEELLAGPAPARRRTLRVGFVTPLPPQRSGVAVYNGRLLEALAAVPAPPAEPILEVDLFLDNLEGHTPTAAVAAPPAMAVHPVAQRVPVEAARGGYDVWVYTVGNSEYHTGALGAARERPGVVLAHDVAAAQLYAFAAHHGVLGPGAAFAEVLRTWYPERAELSVWPDPLLVAPQRFAAFPVPMARELIAGSIAYLATSKFAADLARLDAAAGGIDADRIGVLVHACRVLAPHPPARGGPLIVSFGVVNDAKDTATLIEAFALLAPDQPDARLVFVGHGSATDLEGVTRRAAAAGVGGRVTATGGVDAATWDGYLARATVAVQLRRATQGEFSGAVAEALAAGVPTVVTGVGAAGDLPDAAVVKVPAHAAPAAVAVALGNLLDDPAALEARSAAARAWALTRTFPMVAAELATGIRRAAAPAGEPWHHFPTLAGRTT